AGATGCGTGTAATGGGCACATGCGCCTCAATCCACGGGGCGTTGGAGACCATCCAACCGTTGATGCTCTGGTGCAGATTGTCGAGCTCCTCCACCACAAGCGCTCCGGGACCGTCCTCGCCGTCCTCCCCCACCTTGTCGAAGGTCAGAACGAGGGCGTTCCGGTACTCCACCAGATGCGTGCAGAGCCAAAGCGCCGTCTCCCGGTCCAGGAACGTCCGGTGCAGCAGTCTGGAATCGAAGGTCCGCGTTACAGCTCCGTTGGAACTCATGATGGGGCAGGAACCGTCCAGTGCGAGCGTCCGGAGGATCTTCATCGCATAGCTGTGCCGCCGTCCGGTAGCGATGGCGATAAGCACACCTTCGCGGGCCGCCAAGTCGAGCGCGGCAACGTTCCGCTCACTTACCTTACCTTCGGCTCCGACCAGGGTTCCGTCCATATCGAGCACGATGATCTTTGGTTTCATTTCCGCTTTCATTCGGTGACCAGGGCAGACGCCAGTTCGGCGCCTACTACCTCGGTGCGGGAGCGCGTGGTCAACACCACGGCGGCCAGAACGATCATGGTTCCTCCCACCCACGCCGAAGGGCCGAGGGTCTCGTGCAAGAGGAGAATACCCAGAACCGAACCCATCAGGGGCTCCAGATTAAGAAATACACCCGCCTGCGAGGCCGGCACCTGCTGCATGCCCCAGTTCCAAAGCATCGTGGTGGCCGCCGTACACAGCACACCGCTGGCCGCGAGCGCCATCCACGCCCGCGCTGAAATTCCATGCACTGGAGGCAGGCCGTACGCCAGCGGCGTCCAGACAGCCAGCATGACAAATCCCGCCAGCAGACCCCATGCGGTTACGGCAATCGAGGTGTGGTGAGCCATCAACTTTTTGTTGATTAGGATCCAGAACAGCGCGATGCAGAGCGAAAACACCACCAACAGATCTCCCGCGACCGTAGGTCCACCATGCGTGGAGTGGCTCGCGCCCAGGGCGATCAAGGTAGCTCCGCATGTGGAGACAGCGAGAGAGGTCCAACCGAGCAGATCCATACGCTCGTGCGCGAAGACCGCCGCGCCCACAGCCAGGATCACCGGCATCGTCCCCACCATCAGGGAGGCATGTGCCACCGTGGTCAACGAAAGTCCTTTGAACTGAAAAAGAAACTGCAACGGCACACCGAGAAAAGATCCGAGCGCCAGCCAGCCCCAGGCGCGCCGGTCAAACGTGGGGCGATGGAGGATCAAGAGGGGGACCAGGGCCACGATCGCGAAGAAGAAGCGATAGAAGACCATGTGCCCGACAGACATCTCCCTTAGAGCGATCTTTCCAAAAAAGAACCCCGTACCCCAAAGAGCGCCCGCGCAGCCGCATGCTGCGAAACCAAGATTGCGATGGCGGATAGGCATGCCTCCACTTTCGCATATTGGCAGCGGAAATGTTCTCGCGGATGCGAGATGCTCTCCGGATATGCCATGATGAAGCTTCCAAAGGCGCACAGACACCCATGCCTCAAAGAGCGTCAGGTAACGAATACTTCCTTCATGCGACGATGCGCGCGGCGTCTCTCCGCCGTCTTGCGAGTTCTTGTCTTGCGAGTTCCTGTCTCGCGGGTCCCTGCCTTGCAGTCTCTTGCCTGGCCTGGATGTGCCTCCCCGCGTGGTCTGCGCCTGCCCGCCCTCAGGCCGTGCCCTCTGCCCATGTCGATCTCGTCCCGCTCGGGTACAAGCCACTCTCTCCGCGTGCCCTGGCCAGCGGGGAATCTCTGGAAACCGTCGACTTCATCGATGCGACGCATCTCCTCGTCACCTTCAATCAGCGCAAACTCATCGCCCGCCTGCGCGACGACCCCGAAGGCGACCGCGACCGCATTCTCCGCGCCGTCGTCGTCCACCTGCCGGATGGGAAAGTGACCGCGGAAGCGGAGTGGCGCACGCATGACCGGGAGCGCTATCTCTGGTCACTCGCCGACGGACGCTTTTTACTGCGCCTGGGGAACGCAATCTCGGTGCTTGCGCCCCGCAACGCGCATCCCGGAGAAGAACTCCAGCGTTACTCTCTTCTGGTCATGTCCCGGAAGTTGAGGCATGTGCAGGTTGCGCCCGATGGACAGACCATCGCTGTCGAGAGTTCAAAACCTGAAATGATTGGCGACGACCCGGACGAACCGACGTCGAAACGTCCCATTGAACTGGATCTCTACACCTTCCACGCCTCTCCGTTCGGCCTGGAAAAGCGCGGAACGACACCTCTTCCTGCCGTACTTCACTTCAGCTTTACGGATGAGGGATACCTCGTTGCCAACCCGGAAAAGGGAGGCACGTGGGCCTTCGATCTCTCGGGCTTTCACGGAGAGACGCTGGAGCTTGCAGGCGTTCAAACCAGTTGCCGCCCGGAACATCTCTTCGTCAGCCCAACTGAATTTATCGTTTCGGCCTGTCGCGTCGGAGACGAACGCGGCATGCTCGGTGCATTCAACCTTCGTGGAGAAGTCCTCTGGCTGCAAGGCGTCCCGCCTCCGCACGGCGCCAGCTTTTCCCTTGCACCCAATGCTGGCCGTTTCGCCATGCGCGGCACCAGCACCGACGTAGACATCTCAAGAGATGACAACCTACCCTCGGGGCAGGAAGTGCGTGTCTTCCAGACCTACAGTGGAGCCATGCTCTTGCGCACCGAATGCACCCCCACGCAGAAGGCCGACCAGAATTTCGCCCTCTCTGATGACGGCATGCAGCTCGCTGTCTGGAGCCGTGACGCGATCAATATCTACCCGCTCCCAGCACTCTCCGCGAAAGACGAAAACGCCGTAAAGCAGGCCAAGCAACCCGTTGTCTTTAAGAAGTAGAGATACTGTTCTCTTGTCATCCCGTAGGGATCTGCTTTTTGCGTGCCCTATTCTTTCGTAGCTATCACGAAAGAATAGGACAAAAAAATCCTAGTTGCAACCAAAAGTACTTACAACTATGCCGCTAACAATCTTTATTGAGCAACCTCCAACGGTTGCCGTACCACTATATCCGTTTCCTGCAACTACACTCGTGGCAGACAAAGCACCTTTGATCTCAAACAATGCAGTCGGATCTTGGACATTGTATGTATCCACGGTTTGAGCGTTGAAATTATTTCCGTAAATTCGAGATGCACCCGAAGCCGAATCTATTGAAAGACCATAGCTGGCATGTGCAGATCCGCCATTCACGCTTGTAATTCCAGCCACCGTTGTATTTGCGCTCCCAACTACTGATATAGATGGGGTTCCACCTTCTAGTGTTCCCGAATTGAATATGACGCCGTTTGAGGTGTTTACACCATTTGACTGGTTAATAAAGATCGATGTTTGGCCCGGGTTGTAGACATGAAAATTACTGATCACTACAGCGGAACTTCCGGAAATACTGATGTCCTGATAATGGTTCTGGGTGAAAATACCTGAGATTTTGGCACCGATAATGCGGGTAAGGCTAATGCTCGCAGATGATTGCACGCTGTTGTCAAATATTCCGGAGAAAGTGTACCCCTGATAGTTGGCTGTTCCAGGGCTAGGTCCAGTAATTGAAACAGTAGAAATCTGCTGAAAACCTCTTAAGTCATCGGCAATGACGTAATTGGCCATCACATCGCCCTCACTCTGGTTAGAGTAGATTCCGTAGCTGGTTCCGGAGTCGAAGGTGTTATGAGATAAATCCAAACCTCCCGCATTAACAAGTCTAATGCCTACCCCGACTCCGGCAAACCAGCAATTATTAATATGGGTGTCAAATATTGCGAATTCTGGAACTCCCAAAGTAATCGCTGTGTTAGATTTATTACCTACGAAAGCTAGGTTTTTGATGTCTACATCGTCAGCCCGAACAATAAAGTCATTCGAGCCCCCGCTAATTCGAGAACCATAGACCCCAGTTTGGGCGCCATGGATGGCGATGTTCATGCCCCTTGGTATTACTACGGGACTACTGAAGTTATACGATCCGGGCGGAACGATAAGTTCAGCGATATATTTCGCGTCTTGAGGTGTCCCGCCTCCGCTACTACAAGAGTTGGTTGCATCGCTACAGCTGCTTGAGATATCTGCAATCGCCCTGCGGAAACAAGTATCATCTAGCACCCCACTCGTGGCGCACCACTGATTTACATAATAGATATTGTTTAGCTTATTTACACCTAGAGAAGTCGATGTTGGCTGTGAGATGGTCTGGCTTGAAGATGGATTGCTGACGATAGCCTGTCCCAAAAAAGAGCTTGAACTAGCGAAGGTTGCGAGCATGATGAGCACGAATGTTCTTATTAACATTTAGAATCGACCCATTTATTTGTGAGAAGGGAAAAGCTACCTGTTGAAGAAGCCAAACCGTTGTGGGTTTGGCCCAAAACGATCCAGGGTAATGCCATCGAAAGCGGCTTGGAGATTGCTTGCCCAATAGAGGTCAACGCCAGCAGAAACGTCGGAATAAATCTCATAATTAAAGCTTCAAACTAGGATTCGGCGGTTGCTTCGCCTTATGTAGTCACGCTAAAGCGTACAGGAGCATCTGGTCAACGCTTTTCCTGCGCTTTGGCTGGCCATTGTGAATCTGAGTTCCGATTTAGTGACCACGTAGATCTTCCGAAGTGTCTGGCGATAGCCATATTTCTCTTTATTGTTTTGGCTCTTCGGCCCATATCTTGTGATAGCCAGCCAAGCGTGGAACCTATGGCGGTCGTGCACAAGAAAAAATATGATCCTCGATACCAGCACCTAGCTATCCGAACGCGTCCGGTCCAGCAGCAGAAACAGCGGCGTAGCCACAGCCGCATTCACGCCCGCTTTGATCAACTCATGCAGCCACAATCCCCGATACCCCGGCATGCCTAGCATCCAGTGACGCACGACGAACAGAATCGCGCTCTGCAGAAGGCTGAAGGCGAAACTCAAAAGCGTCCGGTTGAGCGGGTTCTCCACATCGATTTGCAGACCGATGGAAGCGGCAGCGTATCCCACGATGGACTTCGCAATCCCGTTGATGCCGATTGGCTCATTCGTTGGAAGGTCCTGGGCCAGACCTACGATCATGCCGAGAAACGTTCCCGCCATTGGGCTCCGTTGGGAGACCGCAAAGAAGATCACGATAATCAGCGGCAGATCCAGAAGGTCGTACCGTGGAAAGAGGTGCGGCAGATAGACCCCGAGGAAGAGCGCAAAGAGCACGATCACCGCCGTCACCGCCGGGGGGAAGGTGTGTTGCTGCAATGCACGCCGGGTTGAAAGTCCACGTCTTGCCATAGTCAGACTCGAGTCACAAAGCTACTCGGGTGTCTCCTTCTTCGGGATGCTGGCCGGGCGAGGCGTAAAGGTTGAAGGGGGTGCGGATGTGGTGCTATGAGGCGCTCCTGGCGTGAGGTCTGCCGCTGGCGCAACTGCTCCAGGAGAATAGCGATCAGGGTGTAGTGCCGGCGCGGCCTTTGCAGGCCCATCGGGCATGGTTGGCGCTGGTTTTTCTCCGGGCTTGACGGTGGGTACAGCCTCGCCCGGATCATGCAGACCCGGCAGATGCTCGGCCACAATCTCTGAGGCTCGCTTGGTGGCGATAGCCTCTTCTGCACTCAACTCACTCGCTGGGACGGGCTTCAGGTCGGTAGCTGTCTCGGTGATGATGAGAACTTCCTCCAACCGGTCCAGGTCCGCGGCAGCCTTGATCGTGATGGCAGTGTACGGCTGGTGTTCGGGATCAGGCGCAATCGTCTTTACCGTACCCACGGCAAGGCCCCGCGGGAAGATCCGATCTCCACCTGAGGTAACCACTCTGTCTCCGGGATGAATGCGATTGTCGGGAAGCAGGTTCACGATCTGTGGCACGCCATTCGCCGATCCCCGCAGGATCCCGCGCAGCCGCGTGTTCTCCAGGATCACACCAGCGCCCGCACTCGAATCATTGATCAGCAGCACCTCAGAGGTCGTGGGATAGACGTTGCGGATTTTGCCCACGATACCGTCCGGTGTGATGACCGCCATATCGGGCCGCAGACCATCGCGCGAGCCTTTATCGATATTCAGAACGCGCGAAAGGTCGCTGCCGCTCGTTCCGATCACCTGTGCCGCTACCGTCTTGGAGACGTACTGCTGTCGAAATTCCAGCAGGGAACGCAGCCTCTGGTCCTGCCGCGCGTCCTCCGCAATGGCGGCTTCGTGCAGGTGGATTTGCGCCAGTTCAGACTTCAGTTCAAGATTCTGCTGGCGCGTGTGGCGCAGGTCGATATAACCGTGCCACGCGTTGCGCAGGCCGTGGCCCGTCTTGGTCAGGAGCTTTTCCGGGGGCGAGAGGATCGCGTTCATCCACAGGCGCAGGAGCCGGATATGGTGTCCGTCCGCGCGTCCGGCATAGTCGGGCCGTCGCACCTGCGTTGCCAGCGCGATCGTCTGCACCAGCAACACTGCGATCAGAACCAGCCCGTTTCTATACCGCTGAAAGAATGATTCCATGTTCCGCGGAGGATGTTAGTCGATCGAGATCTTACGCAGGAGCTTGAAGTCTGAAAGCATGCGGCCCGTACCCAGCACTACCGATGCAAGAGGGTCGTCCGCAATCGAAACAGGCAAACCTGTCTCTTCGCGAATGCGGCGATCGAGATTCTTAATGAGAGCGCCACCGCCCGTCAGCACAATGCCACGATCCGAAATATCCGCGGAGAGCTCAGGAGGGGTACGTTCCAGCGCCACGCGGATCGCATTCATGATCGTCGCGATGCACTCGGCCAGGGCCTCGCGAATCTCGGAGTCATCAATGGTGATCGTCTTCGGCACACCTTCGATCAGGTTGCGTCCTTTGATCTCGTAGGTGAGCGGCTTATCCAGAGGATAGGCCGAACCGATCTCGATCTTGATCTGCTCCGCCGTGCGCTCGCCGATCAGCAGGTTGTACTTGCGCTTCAGGTAGTTTATGACGGCTTCGTCCATCTGATTTCCGGCCATGCGAACCGACCGTGAATAGACAATTCCGGCCAGCGAAATAACTGCAATGTCCGTAGTTCCGCCGCCGATATCCACAACCATGTTGCCGCCCGGCTCCGTAATCGGCAGACCCGCGCCAATCGCGGCCACCATGGCCTGCTCGACCAGGTAAACCTCGCTAGCCTTGGCGCGATAGGCGGAATCCTCGACGGCGCGCTTTTCTACCTGCGTAATCTCACTCGGCACGCCGATGATGATGCGGGGATGCACCAGCATCTTGCGGTTATGTGCCTTTTGAATGAAGTAGTTGAGCATCTTTTCGGTGTGGCGGAAGTCGGCGATCACGCCGTCCTTCATGGGGCGGATGGCCACGATGTTGCCCGGCGTGCGGCCAATCATCTCCTTCGCCTCTTTACCGACCGCCTCAACCTCGTTGGTGAGCTTATTCACGGCGATAATGGAAGGTTCGTTCACCACGATGCCCTTGCCATGGGCGTAGACCAGCGTATTGGCCGTTCCCAGATCGATCGCGAGATCGTTGGAAAACAAGCTGAAGAGCGAGCGAAAATTGCGCGCGCGCGAAGACCGCATCTGATAACCATTCTGAGACATGTGCTTGATTCCTGACGAAAGACGCTTTGTCGATTGTAACCGTCCAAAATACAGGGTACGCCCTTCTTCTGGTGCATGGAACCTGCGCAGCCATTGTCTGCCTGCTTACTGTGTTGCAAATTGGTACAGATCTCTTCGGAGGCCGTCCAGCACCGCCGCAGCGTATTTCGTGAAGAAATCGGCTCGAGGCGCTGCACTAGAATTAACTCCTGACAAGGAGCTTTATCGACATGGTGATTGGCGTACCGAAGGAAGTAAAAGATCACGAGAGCCGGGTCGGCATTACGCCAGCCGGGGTGAAGGCGCTCGTGGACGCAGGCCACAAAGTTCTCGTAGAAACAAAAGCTGGCGAACTGTCTGCCTTTCCCGACGACGAATATCAGGCCGCAGGCGCTGAAATCGTCGGCTCTGCCTACGACACGTGGCGTCTCGCCGATATGGTGGTTAAGGTCAAAGAGCCCGTGGAGAAGGAGTACCAGAACTTCCGTTCCGGTCTTGTCCTGTTCACTTATCTGCATCTTGCTCCCATCGCGGGACTCACGAACGCTCTTCTGGAAAAGGGCGTCATCGGCATCGCCTATGAGACCGTCCGTGACCGCGTCGGTTCGCTTCCGCTTCTGACTCCCATGAGCGAAGTTGCAGGCCGTCTCAGTGTGCAGGTGGGCGCTGCCTACCTGCAGAAAGAACATGGCGGCCGCGGCGTTCTCCTGGGCGGTGTTCCCGGCGTGCCTCCGGGTAACGTGGTCATCATCGGCGGCGGTGTCGTCGGCGTGAATGCAGCCAAGATGGCTCTCGGCCTCGGCGCTAAAGTCACGCTCATTGATCTGAACCTGAACCGCCTGCGCGAACTCGACGACATCTTCAATGGCCGCCTCTATACGCTCGCGTCGAACAGCTACAACATTCATCGCGCAGCCTGTGAGGCTGACCTTCTCATCGGCGGCGTTCTGATCCCGGGCGCGGCGGCTCCCAAGCTGGTTACGGCGGAGATGGTCAGCAAGATGAAACGCGGAGCCGTGATCGTCGATGTCGCCATCGACCAGGGCGGATGCATTGAGACCGCCCGGCCTACGACGCACAGCAATCCTTCCTACGTCGTCGACGGCGTCGTGCACTACTGCGTGACCAACATGCCTGCGGCTGTGCCGAATACGTCTACCCTTGCTCTGACGAACGCGACCTTCCCTTACGTGCTGAAGCTGGCTGCGCTGGGTGCGCGGACGGCTATCCGCGAAGATGTGGGTATCGCGGAGGGCGTGAACACGTACAACGGGGTTCTCACCTATGAAGCAGTGGCCCAATCGCAGGCACGTGAATGGACGCCAGTGGCCAAACTCGTCTCCTAACGACTTCGGCGGTCCTTCTCGACGGCCTATAATCGGCCTTTGAGGGGCCGCCGTTGCCAGTTGGACCACCACTCACGCCACCGCACTCGAACCGGCGCAAAGTCGTCGCGATCGTGCTGGGCGTCTGTCTACTGATTCTTCTGCTGGCCTTGCTTGCGTTGAACGCCTTCAACTCGGCACGTCTGCTTAGCCCGAACACGACAGGCCAGATCTTCCTTTTCACCGCAATCTCTGCGGTGGCATTCCTTCTCTTTGTCGTTCTTCTTGTCCTCCTGGTTCGCAATGTCCTGAAGCTCTATGCGGAGCAGCGCAGCCGCGTTCTTGGCGCGCGCCTGCGGACACGCATGCTCTGGGGCGCGGTTCTGCTTTCGCTCGTCCCGATCAGCTTCATGTTCTGCTTCAGCTATCTGCTGATGAATCGCGCGGTCGAACGGTGGTTCTCGCAGCCTGCGGCGCAGCTTCGGGAAGACTCCACCCAGGTGGCGCTTGAGCTTGCGCGGTACGTTGCTGCAAACGCGCGAGCGGAGTCTTCCGACATTGCCGCAGCGCTCAGCACGCCGCAGGGTGCGCTAACCTCCGACCCTACCCGGATCAAGGAAGAACTGGAACAGCACGAAGTGACGCTCCAGGGCGGTTTCGTGATGCTTTTTTCTGTGGGACAGCCGATCGCACAGTTTCATCGTCCCGCTGGCTTTACCAACGCCGCCATCCGCAGTTGGATCCCGCGTTTCGCAACAGAAGATCCTCTTGCGCCTCGAATTTCAGACACCCCCGAAGTCGTGACTGGCACGATCGATCACATCCTTCTCGACGCGGTCCGTCGAACCGACGAACCTGTCGTCACCATTGGAACCACGGACTACAGCATCGGTTTCGTCTGGGTACGAGATGGGGGTCTCGTCGTGGTGGCGCTCCCTCTACCCGCAGGGATGAACGCAACTATCGCCCGTCTGCAGCGTGCTGCAGAGCAGTACTGGACGCTATTTCATCTGCGGCGACAGATCCGCACCACCTATATGCTGCTGATGCTCATGATCACCGGCTTGGCCATGTTCGCATCCACCTGGCTTGCCCTTTACCTGTCCAAGCAGGTCACGCGTCCCGTGGAAGCTCTCGCCGACGCCATGGAAGAGATCGCACAGGGCCATTACGACCATCGCGTCGCAGAGACCGCCACGGAAGAGCTCGGCGAACTGGTGCACTCGTTCAATATGATGGCCGCCGATCTCGACCAGAGTCGCAGGCAGGTGGAGCAGTCCACGCTTCAGGTGTACGAAGCCAACGCTGCCATCGACCGCCGCCGCCACGAACTGGAAACCATGCTGCAGACCATCCCGAACGGCGTCGTGATGATGGATGCGCAGCAGCGCATCGTCGTCGTCAACCGCGCCTTCAGCGAGATGCTCGATCCCGGCGGTCAACGCCCATTCACTGGCTCGCTCCTTCGCGATGTCCTCCCGGTGGATGCAACCGAACCGGTCGAACGTCTCCTCCAGCGCAGCCATCGCATGGGCACGGCTTCGTCCGAGATGGAGATGCAGTCGCCCAACGGCACGCTGAATATCGCGGCCACGGCGTCCATCCTGGAATCGGGCATCGGAAGCGAACGCAAGGCGACGGGCTATGTTCTGGTACTCGAAAACGCGACGCAGCTTTTGCGCGCGCAAAAACAATCGGCGTGGAAAGAAGTTGCTCGTCGCGTCGCCCATGAGATCAAGAACCCCCTCACCCCCATCTCTCTTTCTGCCGAACAGATTCGCCGTCACATCGGGCGTCTTAAGGATCTTCTTCAGGCTGCGGAACTAGACTCACCTTCCATTGATGTGATTCACCGTTCGAGCGAAGTGATCAGCAGTTCCGTAGAGAGCATGCGGTCGCTCGTCGACCAGTTCTCCTCGCTGGCGGAGTTTCCCAACGCACGCCCTCGACCGTCAGATTTGAACGAGATCGTCAGGCAGTCGCTTGCTCTCTTTGCCGGACGTCTCCATGGCACAGAGGTGGTCTGCAAGCTTGCGCCGCATCTGCCGCTCGTCATGGCTGACGCAGAGGCTTTCAAGCGTGCGCTCTCGAACCTCATCGATAACGCCGCTGAAGCCATGCAGGGAAGCCTCGTCCGCGAGATTCATGTCGTCACCTCTCTTGCGGATGATGCCGGTATGGTCTCACTCTCCGTGGCAGATACGGGACCGGGGGTGACCACGGAGATGCGGGACCGCCTCTTCCTCCCT
This genomic stretch from Terriglobus saanensis SP1PR4 harbors:
- the ald gene encoding alanine dehydrogenase — encoded protein: MVIGVPKEVKDHESRVGITPAGVKALVDAGHKVLVETKAGELSAFPDDEYQAAGAEIVGSAYDTWRLADMVVKVKEPVEKEYQNFRSGLVLFTYLHLAPIAGLTNALLEKGVIGIAYETVRDRVGSLPLLTPMSEVAGRLSVQVGAAYLQKEHGGRGVLLGGVPGVPPGNVVIIGGGVVGVNAAKMALGLGAKVTLIDLNLNRLRELDDIFNGRLYTLASNSYNIHRAACEADLLIGGVLIPGAAAPKLVTAEMVSKMKRGAVIVDVAIDQGGCIETARPTTHSNPSYVVDGVVHYCVTNMPAAVPNTSTLALTNATFPYVLKLAALGARTAIREDVGIAEGVNTYNGVLTYEAVAQSQAREWTPVAKLVS
- the mreC gene encoding rod shape-determining protein MreC, producing the protein MESFFQRYRNGLVLIAVLLVQTIALATQVRRPDYAGRADGHHIRLLRLWMNAILSPPEKLLTKTGHGLRNAWHGYIDLRHTRQQNLELKSELAQIHLHEAAIAEDARQDQRLRSLLEFRQQYVSKTVAAQVIGTSGSDLSRVLNIDKGSRDGLRPDMAVITPDGIVGKIRNVYPTTSEVLLINDSSAGAGVILENTRLRGILRGSANGVPQIVNLLPDNRIHPGDRVVTSGGDRIFPRGLAVGTVKTIAPDPEHQPYTAITIKAAADLDRLEEVLIITETATDLKPVPASELSAEEAIATKRASEIVAEHLPGLHDPGEAVPTVKPGEKPAPTMPDGPAKAAPALHPDRYSPGAVAPAADLTPGAPHSTTSAPPSTFTPRPASIPKKETPE
- a CDS encoding HAD hydrolase family protein; translated protein: MKPKIIVLDMDGTLVGAEGKVSERNVAALDLAAREGVLIAIATGRRHSYAMKILRTLALDGSCPIMSSNGAVTRTFDSRLLHRTFLDRETALWLCTHLVEYRNALVLTFDKVGEDGEDGPGALVVEELDNLHQSINGWMVSNAPWIEAHVPITRIFDDPENMPIQAMLCGNLERMRAAEKLLLAHEHVISEGHTPAERIHTARVAVHRTEYPARDLCMVDLLPAGCSKGAALRQLCQDHGVSPEETVAIGDNWNDVSLFEVAGRSVVMGNAPEDLQEMAQRRGWIVGRTNLDDGVAIAIEGLLGS
- a CDS encoding DMT family transporter, encoding MPIRHRNLGFAACGCAGALWGTGFFFGKIALREMSVGHMVFYRFFFAIVALVPLLILHRPTFDRRAWGWLALGSFLGVPLQFLFQFKGLSLTTVAHASLMVGTMPVILAVGAAVFAHERMDLLGWTSLAVSTCGATLIALGASHSTHGGPTVAGDLLVVFSLCIALFWILINKKLMAHHTSIAVTAWGLLAGFVMLAVWTPLAYGLPPVHGISARAWMALAASGVLCTAATTMLWNWGMQQVPASQAGVFLNLEPLMGSVLGILLLHETLGPSAWVGGTMIVLAAVVLTTRSRTEVVGAELASALVTE
- the mreD gene encoding rod shape-determining protein MreD, whose product is MARRGLSTRRALQQHTFPPAVTAVIVLFALFLGVYLPHLFPRYDLLDLPLIIVIFFAVSQRSPMAGTFLGMIVGLAQDLPTNEPIGINGIAKSIVGYAAASIGLQIDVENPLNRTLLSFAFSLLQSAILFVVRHWMLGMPGYRGLWLHELIKAGVNAAVATPLFLLLDRTRSDS
- a CDS encoding sensor histidine kinase, producing MPVGPPLTPPHSNRRKVVAIVLGVCLLILLLALLALNAFNSARLLSPNTTGQIFLFTAISAVAFLLFVVLLVLLVRNVLKLYAEQRSRVLGARLRTRMLWGAVLLSLVPISFMFCFSYLLMNRAVERWFSQPAAQLREDSTQVALELARYVAANARAESSDIAAALSTPQGALTSDPTRIKEELEQHEVTLQGGFVMLFSVGQPIAQFHRPAGFTNAAIRSWIPRFATEDPLAPRISDTPEVVTGTIDHILLDAVRRTDEPVVTIGTTDYSIGFVWVRDGGLVVVALPLPAGMNATIARLQRAAEQYWTLFHLRRQIRTTYMLLMLMITGLAMFASTWLALYLSKQVTRPVEALADAMEEIAQGHYDHRVAETATEELGELVHSFNMMAADLDQSRRQVEQSTLQVYEANAAIDRRRHELETMLQTIPNGVVMMDAQQRIVVVNRAFSEMLDPGGQRPFTGSLLRDVLPVDATEPVERLLQRSHRMGTASSEMEMQSPNGTLNIAATASILESGIGSERKATGYVLVLENATQLLRAQKQSAWKEVARRVAHEIKNPLTPISLSAEQIRRHIGRLKDLLQAAELDSPSIDVIHRSSEVISSSVESMRSLVDQFSSLAEFPNARPRPSDLNEIVRQSLALFAGRLHGTEVVCKLAPHLPLVMADAEAFKRALSNLIDNAAEAMQGSLVREIHVVTSLADDAGMVSLSVADTGPGVTTEMRDRLFLPYFSTKQRGTGLGLTIAAKIVQDHQGSIRVEKNMPTGAKFIIDVPVAQAYPGVDASEVVHATGEEKA
- a CDS encoding rod shape-determining protein — translated: MSQNGYQMRSSRARNFRSLFSLFSNDLAIDLGTANTLVYAHGKGIVVNEPSIIAVNKLTNEVEAVGKEAKEMIGRTPGNIVAIRPMKDGVIADFRHTEKMLNYFIQKAHNRKMLVHPRIIIGVPSEITQVEKRAVEDSAYRAKASEVYLVEQAMVAAIGAGLPITEPGGNMVVDIGGGTTDIAVISLAGIVYSRSVRMAGNQMDEAVINYLKRKYNLLIGERTAEQIKIEIGSAYPLDKPLTYEIKGRNLIEGVPKTITIDDSEIREALAECIATIMNAIRVALERTPPELSADISDRGIVLTGGGALIKNLDRRIREETGLPVSIADDPLASVVLGTGRMLSDFKLLRKISID